The window ATTGCTTATTAACGAAAACAAAATAAATGGTTAAATTTATTTTGTTTTTTTATAACTTTATCTATGAATCTTTCTATATAAATTGACCGATTATAGCACTTTTAGCGATGAACAACTGTCTCTGCTTTTGCAGAAAGACGACTATTCCGCATTTTCCGAAATTTACACGCGCTATAAAGGGCCGCTTTATATTCACGCCTTTCACCGTTTAAAAGACCGGGAAGAGTGTAAAGATCTAATTCAGCAACTTTTTGCCACTCTTTGGGATAACCGTAAAACCATCATATTTAAATCTTACTTATCTGGCTATCTGTATGCTTCGGTTAGAAATAAAGTATTCAATGTCATAGCACACAAACGTGTGGCATCATCTTATTTAGATTCCATTGGACAATTTGCTAATAGCGGCGAATATATCACAGATCAGACGGTTCGTGAGCGGGAATTATCGCAAATTATTGAAAAGGAAATTAATGCCCTTCCGCTTAAAATGCGCGAGGTTTTTGAACTAAGCAGAAAGGCTAACCTCTCTCATAAACAAATAGCTGAAGAACTGAATATATCGGAAAAAACAGTACGAAATCAGGTACACAATGCCATTAAAATATTAAGAGTAAAACTGGGAATCCTTGTCTATGTCGTTTTTATATTTTATAGGTAAATTCATATCTTTTTTGGTATCCTAAATATTTTATATAAAAATATTTCATTTTTATATAGGACATGTTTTGAGGCTGGCGGTCTATAGTGATAATGGGGGTACTCAGCTATCCTTTTATACTATGGATAAAGACCAAATTAAAGAATTATTGCTGCGGTATGAATCGGGAACTTGCACAGCTGAAGAAAAGGCTTTGCTGGAAACTTGGTTTTTAAAACAACACGCGGAAAAATTACCATCTCCGTCGGAAATAGAAAGTGATCTGAATGAGGTTTGGGCTGAATTAAATCAAAACTATCACTCTAAAAGTACAATCATTACATGGTACCGCGTAGCTGCCGCGGCTATAACACTCCTATTTCTTTCTGTTGCAGGATTTTTTCTTACTAATCGGCAGCAACCCGTTCAGCGAGTGGCACAAGTGCAGCAACACGATGCGCTTCCCGGCAGCAATAAAGCCATATTAACTTTAGCTAATGGAAGAAAAATCATATTGAATGATAAGGCTAATGGAAAATTGGCAGAACAGTCGGGTATCAAAATCACCAAAACAGCCAATGGTCAGATCACCTATACAATAGCTAATGTAAAAACACCCTATACCAACGTAGCTACTAACACGATTGAAGTACCACCTGGTGGCCAATATCGGGTAAAATTACCCGATGGTACTAATGTATGGCTAAATGCCGCCACCACTTTACGCTACCCTGTAAGGTTTACTGGTAACGAACGCAGGGTTGAGTTAAATGGTGAAGCCTATTTTGAAGTAGTCCATAACAAAGCAATGCCGTTCAGAGTAATAAATGCTCGACAAACAGTTGAAGTATTGGGTACTCATTTTAGTGTGATGGCCTATGGAAATGAAGCTGTAATTAAAACAACTTTACTGGAAGGCTCTGTAAAAGTGAGTGATGCCACCCGTAGCACTATGCTTATTCCAGGTCAACAATCCCAACTTACACGTGAAGGCATCAATGTGGTTAGCGGGGCTGATGTTGACAACGCGATAGCCTGGGTAAAAGGCAAATTACAGTTTACCGATTCAGACATTCAAAGTATCATGCGTACACTGTCGCGCTGGTATGACATTGACGTACAATATACGGATACCAAAATCACAAAACGATTTGGCGGATCTTTTTCCCGCTCAAAAAATCTGTCTGTGGTATTAAAGGCTCTTCAATCTACCGGAGATGTTCACTTTCTTATAGAAGGAAGGAGGGTAATTATTATGCCTTAATTTTACATATAAACAAAAGTAAGGCAAAGAAAAGGCCGGGAGTGTACCACCACCACCGGCCAATGATTTGGGCCTATACTTAATAATTATTGTCGAGATATATATCAACTAAACCCAAATTAAACAAATATATGAAATTCTTATTTGTTCGCTCATCAGATTTGACTCGGTGCATGCGAAAAGCTTTTCGCGAGATAAAGCAACTTATTTCAGGCATTGATCCAGCCATAAAACGTAAAATAACTATGAGGATTAATATAGCAGTCGTATTAGTTATAAGTGCCATTTTACAGGTAAGCGCATCGTCTTTTGCACAAAAAATAACCTTAGAGAAAAATAACGCTAAACTGGTAAACATCATTAAAGCAATACAAGAGCAAAGCGATTACGACTTCGTTTACTCAAGCCGGATGATTAAAGCAGCACATAATGTAAATATATCTGTTAGCAACGCCTCGCTAATAGATGTGTTGGATTTATGCTTTAAAGACCAACCTTTGACTTATATCATCGAAAATAAAATTATTATCATAAAAAGTGTCGATGAAGCTAAAACCAATAAACTTATCAATAAAACAATCCAAGTAGCAAATGTCACCGGTAAAGTTACTGATGAAAAAGGCCTTCCATTACCTGGTGTAACCGTTAAACTAAAAGGGTCGACAATTGCTACCGTCACAGATGCTAACGGATACTTTACCATCAATTCTCAGAATGGACAAGGCGTATTGCTAATTAGCTCGATCGGTTATGAATCAAGAGAAATCAACATTAATAACCAAACTAATATTACCATACAATTAACAGAAAAAAATACGGCGTTAAAGGAAGTAGTAATGGTTAGTTACGGTACACAAAACCGGGCAGATGTTACGGGATCTATTGCTCAACTGAATTCAAGCAAGGTAAAAGATTTACCTGTTGGCCAATTTACCCAGCGTTTGCAGGGTCAGTTTGCGGGTGTTAAGGCCAATATCAATTCTGGGCGTCCAGGGGCAGGCCTATCCATACAAATACGCGGCGCTACATCAATCAATGCTAATAATTCCCCTTTGATTGTTGTAGATGGGCAACCCTTAAGTATTGTTGGTGGGCAAAATCCCATCAATAATATTAATCCAGACGAAATTGAAAGCTTTTCCATTCTTAAGGATGCATCAGCAACTGCGCTTTATGGCTCTCGTGCAGCCAATGGCGTTGTGCTGATTACTACCAAGCAGGCTAAGCCAGGTAAAACCCAGGTTGATTTTACAGCGTATTACGGTGCGGCTTCATTGGATAAAGGTCATGTCCCCCCGTTTATGGATGCGCACCAATTAGCCACCTTCATGAATGAGTTTTTTCAGGACAAAATTAAGTATGAAGGATATGTAAATCCGGTTACCGGAACTGCCACTGTGCCCGCTGAATATGCTAATCCTGACCAATATGGCAGGGGAACCGACTGGCTGGGGCAAGTATTACGCACTGCGCCTACGCAAAGCTATAACTTAACTGTATCTGATACTCGCGAAAAATCATCAACCAGTATAGTTGCTGGTTATTTTAAGCAGGACGGTATTGTAATTAACACCAGTTATGAGCGTTATTCAGTAAGGGCTAATAGCATATTCAAGCCCACCAAGTCAATAAGTATAGGTTTAAACCTGGCTCCAACTTATCAAATAGATAATAATGCGCAACTCGGGCCAACTGATGGTTCGCGCCAGATTCTGTCAGGCGCTTTACTATCATCGCCTATTGTGCCGGCATATAATTCCGATGGCACACCGGTTAATCAAGCTTCAGGGTTCTTTTTACTGGCTATGCCGAATTACCGGCTAATTGCTGAAAATCAGAATAACGTCAATAAAAGCCTTCGTTTTTTGGGTAATACCTATGTTAATGTGGATATTCTGAAGGGACTATCATTTAAAACAAGCTTTAATATTGATATGGCAAATTTCGTCAATAACAAGTTTGTAAACCAGATAGCAGCCGCGGCTTTTAATGCACCGCCACCACGCCCAGTATCATCTATATCTGGCGCTTATGCTACTGAAACTTATACCTCGTGGGTGAGTGAAAATATAGCTAGCTATAAAACAACTATTGCGGGTGTGCATAATTTAGAGGTATTGGGTGGTTATTCCATCCAAAAGTTTACAGATTATACCAATTCGGCTAATGGCACTAACTTTCCAGATGCATCCATACCTTATGTAAGCGCTGCTGGTACGACTACTGGCACCAGTGGTAAAACTGACTGGTCTTTGCTATCGCTGTTTGGCCGGGTAAATTACAATTATAAGCAAAAATATTTGCTGGAAGGCTCAATCCGTAGCGATGGCTCATCAAAATTCGGGTTTAATCGCAAATATGGCGTATTTCCGACAGTATCAGCAGGTTGGGTAGTAAGTAACGAGTCATTTATGCAAACCGTTTCCATGATTAATTTCCTGAAGATAAGAAGCAGTTACGGTTTAACAGGCAACAACAACTTCACTGCCGGGGGTAATTATCCTTCAACATCATTGATTGGCGGCGTTAATTATGTATTTAACAACACTTTAGTAGGGGGGAAAGCTATAACACAATTGGGAAATAACGAGTTGACTTGGGAAAAAAACAGACAGTTTGATTTGGGTTTGGAAATTGGAGTATTAAACAATCGCATTAATCTTAGTTATGACTATTATAATAAGTTAACCGATGGATTGCTTTATCAGATCAACATTCCTCAATCGTCAGGCTTTAATATTGTTTATAGTAACATAGGCACTATGAAATTCTGGGGGCATGAATTCACGTTGAATACTGTTAACCTTGTTAATAAGCTGAAGTGGAATACCAGCCTGAACATCACGTTTAATCGCAACCTGATTACCAAATTAGGCACCCAGGATCTGCCTATTATGCCTGTCAATGAATACTCATGGCCAAACATACAGATGGTTGGACAGCCTGTAGGCGCATTTTATGGTTACGTTACTGATGGTGTGTATATGAACGCCCAGGAGTTTGCCACCCAACCTAAACACACCACCTCAACCATAGGCAGTGTACGCATGAAAGATGTTAATGGGGATGGCAAAATCACATTAGATGACCGTACTATTATAGGCAATCCCAATCCTAAATTTGAATATGGTATTACCAACAGCTTTAACTATGGTAAGTTTGATTTGAACATTGTAATGTCGGGACTGTATGGTAACCAAATTGCCAACCCGTTGTTAGGTGGCGATGGCCATAACCTTGACGGCGCTTTTAACTTGTACGCTAATCAGTTAGACCACTGGCGCTCAGAAGCAGATCCAGGCAATGGCATTGTACCACGCACCTTGGCGAATACTACTGCATTATACCGCACATTTAATACGACGGAGGTTTATTCCGGCTCTTACCTTGCCTGCCGTAACATTGCTTTGGGTTATACTTTCAGGTTGCATAATAACCGATTTATTAATAAGCTAAGAGTATATACCAGCATACAACAGGCTTTTGTAATTACCAATTATCCGAATTTCAGCCCTGAAAC of the Mucilaginibacter boryungensis genome contains:
- a CDS encoding RNA polymerase sigma factor — encoded protein: MTDYSTFSDEQLSLLLQKDDYSAFSEIYTRYKGPLYIHAFHRLKDREECKDLIQQLFATLWDNRKTIIFKSYLSGYLYASVRNKVFNVIAHKRVASSYLDSIGQFANSGEYITDQTVRERELSQIIEKEINALPLKMREVFELSRKANLSHKQIAEELNISEKTVRNQVHNAIKILRVKLGILVYVVFIFYR
- a CDS encoding FecR family protein, with protein sequence MDKDQIKELLLRYESGTCTAEEKALLETWFLKQHAEKLPSPSEIESDLNEVWAELNQNYHSKSTIITWYRVAAAAITLLFLSVAGFFLTNRQQPVQRVAQVQQHDALPGSNKAILTLANGRKIILNDKANGKLAEQSGIKITKTANGQITYTIANVKTPYTNVATNTIEVPPGGQYRVKLPDGTNVWLNAATTLRYPVRFTGNERRVELNGEAYFEVVHNKAMPFRVINARQTVEVLGTHFSVMAYGNEAVIKTTLLEGSVKVSDATRSTMLIPGQQSQLTREGINVVSGADVDNAIAWVKGKLQFTDSDIQSIMRTLSRWYDIDVQYTDTKITKRFGGSFSRSKNLSVVLKALQSTGDVHFLIEGRRVIIMP
- a CDS encoding SusC/RagA family TonB-linked outer membrane protein, producing MRINIAVVLVISAILQVSASSFAQKITLEKNNAKLVNIIKAIQEQSDYDFVYSSRMIKAAHNVNISVSNASLIDVLDLCFKDQPLTYIIENKIIIIKSVDEAKTNKLINKTIQVANVTGKVTDEKGLPLPGVTVKLKGSTIATVTDANGYFTINSQNGQGVLLISSIGYESREININNQTNITIQLTEKNTALKEVVMVSYGTQNRADVTGSIAQLNSSKVKDLPVGQFTQRLQGQFAGVKANINSGRPGAGLSIQIRGATSINANNSPLIVVDGQPLSIVGGQNPINNINPDEIESFSILKDASATALYGSRAANGVVLITTKQAKPGKTQVDFTAYYGAASLDKGHVPPFMDAHQLATFMNEFFQDKIKYEGYVNPVTGTATVPAEYANPDQYGRGTDWLGQVLRTAPTQSYNLTVSDTREKSSTSIVAGYFKQDGIVINTSYERYSVRANSIFKPTKSISIGLNLAPTYQIDNNAQLGPTDGSRQILSGALLSSPIVPAYNSDGTPVNQASGFFLLAMPNYRLIAENQNNVNKSLRFLGNTYVNVDILKGLSFKTSFNIDMANFVNNKFVNQIAAAAFNAPPPRPVSSISGAYATETYTSWVSENIASYKTTIAGVHNLEVLGGYSIQKFTDYTNSANGTNFPDASIPYVSAAGTTTGTSGKTDWSLLSLFGRVNYNYKQKYLLEGSIRSDGSSKFGFNRKYGVFPTVSAGWVVSNESFMQTVSMINFLKIRSSYGLTGNNNFTAGGNYPSTSLIGGVNYVFNNTLVGGKAITQLGNNELTWEKNRQFDLGLEIGVLNNRINLSYDYYNKLTDGLLYQINIPQSSGFNIVYSNIGTMKFWGHEFTLNTVNLVNKLKWNTSLNITFNRNLITKLGTQDLPIMPVNEYSWPNIQMVGQPVGAFYGYVTDGVYMNAQEFATQPKHTTSTIGSVRMKDVNGDGKITLDDRTIIGNPNPKFEYGITNSFNYGKFDLNIVMSGLYGNQIANPLLGGDGHNLDGAFNLYANQLDHWRSEADPGNGIVPRTLANTTALYRTFNTTEVYSGSYLACRNIALGYTFRLHNNRFINKLRVYTSIQQAFVITNYPNFSPETNNQTTNINGLSLGVDATEYPIPRTITLGLNLGLF